In one window of Qipengyuania profundimaris DNA:
- the otsB gene encoding trehalose-phosphatase, producing MAQLIAEGPLALFLDFDGTLVEIAPSPGDIDVPEGLADRLRGLRDRLDGRLALVSGRALDDLEMHLGPCELCRAGSHGASRLLHDGSRLGEAPEGLPDDAVAELRAYAEKHDLYYETKSHGGALHFRKSPEKREATLAFARNFAEGRELCVTSGKGVAEIVRHGATKEAAVEAFMAIEPFTGTTPVFIGDDVTDEDGFAGAIEFGGFGVAVGDRISDKARYRLASVTAVHNWLELE from the coding sequence ATGGCCCAGCTCATCGCCGAGGGCCCGCTCGCCCTGTTCCTCGATTTCGACGGCACGCTGGTGGAAATCGCGCCCAGCCCGGGCGATATCGACGTGCCCGAGGGACTTGCCGACCGCCTGCGCGGCTTGCGGGATCGGCTGGACGGCAGGCTCGCGCTGGTCAGCGGCCGCGCCCTCGACGATCTCGAAATGCATCTTGGCCCGTGCGAACTGTGCCGCGCGGGATCGCACGGGGCGTCGCGCCTCCTGCATGACGGCTCGCGCCTGGGGGAAGCGCCGGAAGGCCTGCCCGACGATGCCGTAGCCGAACTGCGCGCCTATGCCGAAAAGCACGACCTCTATTACGAGACGAAGTCGCACGGCGGGGCGCTGCATTTCCGCAAGTCCCCCGAAAAGCGCGAAGCAACGCTCGCCTTCGCCCGCAACTTTGCCGAAGGGCGCGAGCTGTGCGTAACCAGCGGCAAGGGGGTCGCTGAGATCGTCCGCCACGGCGCGACGAAGGAGGCGGCCGTGGAGGCGTTCATGGCGATCGAACCCTTTACCGGAACCACTCCGGTCTTCATCGGCGACGATGTCACCGACGAAGATGGCTTTGCCGGTGCAATCGAATTCGGCGGCTTCGGGGTGGCGGTGGGCGATCGCATCAGCGACAAGGCACGCTATCGCCTCGCAAGCGTTACCGCAGTGCACAATTGGCTGGAGCTGGAATGA
- a CDS encoding retropepsin-like aspartic protease family protein yields the protein MDLASTFSAIADALRAIPRSELLLAAVAAMVLGWIGAMVARRSAFGGVIRTVSSLALGVILLTVVLQLSRFDPRFDVAVPQIGLPEQVVSGGETRIPLSPDGHYWVRASVNGVEGNFMIDTGATLTAISAPLAEKAGLEPRRGGIPILLGTANGTVQAHVTTIDSLELGNIRASGTDAAVAESFGDFNVIGMNVLARLDEWRVKDGTLILVPKAEDAISE from the coding sequence ATGGACCTCGCTTCCACCTTCTCCGCCATCGCCGATGCCCTGCGCGCCATCCCTCGCTCCGAACTGCTGCTGGCGGCGGTTGCGGCGATGGTGCTCGGCTGGATCGGGGCGATGGTGGCCCGGCGGTCTGCGTTCGGCGGGGTAATCCGGACAGTGAGCTCCTTGGCGCTTGGCGTGATCCTGCTGACCGTGGTGCTGCAATTGTCGCGCTTCGACCCGCGGTTCGATGTGGCCGTTCCGCAGATCGGCCTGCCCGAGCAGGTCGTCAGCGGCGGCGAAACCCGCATCCCCCTCTCGCCCGATGGCCACTACTGGGTCCGCGCCAGCGTCAATGGGGTCGAGGGCAATTTCATGATCGACACCGGCGCCACGTTGACCGCAATCTCCGCGCCGCTGGCGGAAAAGGCCGGGCTTGAACCGCGCCGCGGCGGCATTCCGATCCTGCTCGGCACGGCGAACGGCACGGTGCAGGCGCATGTGACCACCATCGATAGCCTCGAACTCGGGAATATCCGCGCCAGCGGGACCGACGCCGCGGTTGCCGAAAGCTTCGGCGATTTCAACGTGATCGGCATGAATGTGCTCGCCCGGCTGGACGAATGGCGGGTGAAGGACGGCACGTTGATCCTCGTGCCGAAGGCGGAAGACGCTATCTCCGAGTAG
- a CDS encoding NAD(P)/FAD-dependent oxidoreductase has translation MPGEIAIVGAGMAGLACATELSRARRQVTLFDKGRGPGGRMATRRAEIDGETIRFDHGAQYFTARDSGFQEQVARWESEGVVARWPAADEDAWVGTPAINTPIKALAEPLGVHWAARVTDVAKGEQGWRLSVDNEIHEFDSVVLAIPAEQAVELLSDVHANFADRARRTQSRPCWALMAHFPERLECGDVLRGGEGDTVSWAARNGAKPGRDGSESWVVHGSPDWSVAHLEEEAESVAGQLLDAFLHQAEVRPQAPLHMAAHRWRFAMAEPVDGPDALWDASTRLGVAGDWLIAPRVEAAWLSGTRLARAILA, from the coding sequence ATGCCGGGTGAAATCGCAATTGTTGGTGCAGGTATGGCCGGACTGGCCTGCGCGACAGAACTCTCACGTGCCAGACGGCAGGTCACCCTGTTCGACAAGGGACGCGGACCGGGCGGGCGCATGGCGACGCGCCGTGCCGAGATCGACGGCGAGACGATCCGCTTCGATCACGGCGCGCAATATTTCACTGCCCGCGATTCAGGTTTTCAGGAACAGGTCGCGCGGTGGGAAAGCGAGGGGGTGGTCGCGCGCTGGCCGGCGGCGGACGAGGATGCCTGGGTGGGGACACCGGCCATAAATACGCCCATCAAAGCACTGGCCGAGCCGCTCGGCGTGCATTGGGCCGCCCGCGTGACCGACGTGGCCAAGGGTGAGCAGGGCTGGCGTTTGAGTGTCGACAATGAGATTCACGAGTTCGACAGTGTCGTGCTCGCGATTCCGGCCGAGCAAGCAGTCGAATTGCTCTCCGATGTCCATGCGAATTTCGCGGACCGTGCCCGTCGCACCCAGTCCCGTCCGTGCTGGGCGCTGATGGCGCACTTTCCGGAGCGGCTTGAGTGTGGCGACGTCCTGCGCGGCGGGGAGGGCGATACGGTCTCCTGGGCCGCGCGAAATGGCGCGAAGCCGGGCCGCGACGGGTCGGAGAGCTGGGTCGTCCATGGCTCGCCCGACTGGTCCGTCGCGCACTTGGAGGAAGAGGCGGAAAGCGTTGCAGGCCAGCTTCTCGATGCGTTTCTACATCAGGCGGAAGTCAGACCGCAGGCACCGTTGCACATGGCGGCACACCGCTGGCGGTTTGCCATGGCGGAGCCGGTCGATGGGCCTGATGCACTGTGGGATGCTAGTACGCGGCTCGGCGTGGCGGGCGACTGGCTGATCGCACCACGCGTCGAGGCGGCTTGGCTGTCGGGCACGCGGCTGGCGCGCGCTATCCTCGCCTAA
- the egtD gene encoding L-histidine N(alpha)-methyltransferase, translating into MKADNGIAIVDRDETGVDKAFRADVLKGLAQRQKAIPARWFYDERGSQLFEDITKQPEYYPTRAETEILRDRGSEFAELVGPDRAVVEFGSGSSVKTPLLLEAVAPGAYVPLDISGEFLRQSAAALSEKFPGLPVHPVEADFMRKVELPDEVEQLRKLGFFPGSTIGNMVPRTAVDLLRSMRATMGADEGQLPMLLIGMDLVKDREVLEAAYADEQDVTAEFNCNLLHRINRELDGTIPTEKFEHRAIWNDDFARIEMHLLATEAVDFEVSGKRFSMAKGDTIHTENSHKFTRRSANTLLLAGGWTPLKRWTDAEKRFSLILAQATEQRDAP; encoded by the coding sequence ATGAAAGCCGATAATGGTATCGCCATCGTCGACCGCGATGAGACGGGCGTCGACAAGGCCTTCCGCGCCGACGTACTCAAGGGCCTCGCCCAGCGGCAGAAGGCGATCCCTGCGCGCTGGTTTTACGACGAGCGCGGGTCGCAACTGTTCGAGGATATTACCAAGCAGCCGGAATATTATCCGACCCGCGCTGAGACCGAAATCTTGCGCGACCGTGGCAGCGAATTCGCAGAACTGGTCGGACCCGATCGCGCGGTGGTTGAATTCGGATCCGGCAGTTCGGTGAAAACGCCGCTGTTGCTCGAAGCGGTCGCACCCGGGGCGTACGTCCCGCTCGATATATCCGGTGAGTTCCTGCGCCAGTCGGCGGCTGCGCTGTCGGAGAAGTTTCCCGGCCTGCCGGTTCATCCCGTCGAAGCCGATTTCATGCGGAAGGTCGAACTGCCCGACGAGGTCGAGCAACTGAGGAAGCTCGGCTTTTTCCCGGGTTCGACGATCGGCAACATGGTGCCGCGCACGGCGGTCGACCTGCTGCGCTCGATGCGCGCCACGATGGGCGCGGACGAGGGCCAACTCCCGATGCTGCTGATCGGCATGGATCTGGTCAAGGATCGCGAGGTACTGGAGGCCGCCTATGCCGACGAGCAGGACGTCACGGCCGAGTTCAATTGCAACTTGCTGCATCGCATCAATCGCGAACTTGACGGGACGATCCCGACGGAGAAGTTCGAGCATCGGGCCATCTGGAACGACGATTTCGCGCGGATCGAAATGCATCTTCTCGCTACCGAGGCAGTAGATTTCGAGGTTTCCGGCAAGCGTTTCTCGATGGCAAAAGGCGATACAATCCACACCGAGAACAGCCACAAGTTCACCCGGCGCAGCGCCAACACCCTGCTGCTGGCAGGCGGATGGACGCCGCTGAAGCGCTGGACCGACGCAGAGAAGCGCTTCTCGCTGATCCTAGCGCAAGCCACAGAGCAGCGCGACGCGCCCTGA
- the egtB gene encoding ergothioneine biosynthesis protein EgtB, which yields MSRPNPVPVRTDAPLATRFAVVRALTEALAAPLSEADATLQSMEDASPAKWHLAHVTWFWETFLLRDHLDGYKLYDERWPFVFNSYYEAEGERIARFSRGMLSRPTVADILDWRAHVDAAMEPLFEREELAPLIELGFSHEQQHQELLLTDIKHALFQNPLGPAMWDKKTPQAQVQADDWHSHPGGIARIGHQEAGFAFDNEGPAHRVLLEPFALSSRLVTNREWAEFIADGGYETASLWLSDGWAWVNDNNIRAPLYWHEDQHFTHSGWQARDAHAPVTHLSYFEADAFASWAGHRLPTEFEWEAIARGQEGEAVAHDPAGGNQLDEAAPPLPVGGDSLFGDCWQFTRSAYLPYPRFQPAEGAVGEYNGKFMSGQFVLKGASCATARGHSRASYRNFFYPHQRWQFTGVRLAKDI from the coding sequence ATGTCACGCCCGAATCCAGTACCGGTCCGCACCGATGCGCCGCTCGCCACACGCTTCGCCGTCGTGCGCGCGCTCACCGAAGCGCTTGCCGCACCGCTGTCCGAAGCGGATGCCACCTTGCAGTCAATGGAAGATGCCTCGCCTGCGAAATGGCATCTCGCCCATGTCACGTGGTTCTGGGAAACCTTCCTGCTGCGCGACCACCTTGATGGCTACAAGCTTTATGACGAGCGCTGGCCCTTCGTCTTCAACTCCTATTACGAGGCCGAGGGTGAGCGGATCGCGCGTTTTTCCCGCGGCATGCTGTCGCGCCCGACCGTGGCGGACATCCTCGACTGGCGCGCTCATGTCGATGCGGCGATGGAGCCGCTGTTCGAGCGCGAGGAGCTCGCACCGCTGATCGAGCTCGGCTTCTCGCACGAACAGCAGCATCAGGAATTGCTGCTGACCGACATCAAACACGCGCTGTTCCAGAACCCGCTTGGGCCGGCGATGTGGGACAAAAAAACACCACAGGCGCAAGTACAAGCGGACGACTGGCATTCGCACCCTGGAGGGATCGCGCGGATCGGGCATCAGGAAGCAGGCTTCGCGTTCGACAACGAAGGCCCTGCGCACCGCGTGCTGCTGGAACCCTTCGCGCTCTCGTCGCGGCTGGTGACCAATCGCGAATGGGCCGAGTTCATCGCCGATGGTGGTTACGAGACCGCCTCGCTGTGGTTGTCGGACGGCTGGGCGTGGGTGAATGACAACAACATTCGCGCCCCACTCTACTGGCATGAGGACCAGCACTTCACTCATAGCGGATGGCAAGCGCGTGACGCGCATGCACCGGTCACGCATCTCTCCTATTTCGAAGCCGACGCTTTCGCCAGCTGGGCGGGCCACCGCTTGCCGACCGAGTTCGAATGGGAGGCTATCGCGCGCGGCCAAGAGGGCGAAGCTGTGGCGCACGATCCGGCAGGTGGCAACCAGCTGGACGAGGCCGCGCCCCCGCTGCCAGTCGGCGGAGACAGCCTGTTCGGCGACTGCTGGCAGTTCACCCGCTCGGCCTATCTCCCCTATCCGCGGTTCCAGCCCGCCGAGGGTGCGGTGGGCGAGTACAATGGCAAGTTCATGAGCGGGCAGTTCGTCCTCAAGGGCGCGAGCTGCGCCACGGCGCGCGGCCATTCGCGCGCGTCCTATCGCAATTTCTTCTACCCGCACCAGCGTTGGCAGTTCACCGGTGTGCGGTTGGCAAAGGATATTTGA
- a CDS encoding GGDEF domain-containing protein, whose translation MPTSRVDTALLATAWLLVCTTLFMLVAAGHVGAPLWLMLTAHVVLGALIQRHAKRKPAPAISPPRPLQSLNASLADELAGIGRLSFDPASGRHRWSREFCRIAGLPPMTAPDEACLEALMPQGLKQMRVTLARHAKDRETYTVEFEIENPQLGTRLLRARARNMFSPEGACEQVLMVVRDVTEDYSQVARIEEARAAAVREAEEARQQANTDALTGLANRRSAMQSLDREIMRARQSGEPLALLVFDVDHFKAVNDTHGHAQGDLVLAEMGGIIRRQKRDGQFAARVGGEEFLMILPGADGRAASAAAERLRLAIDHGTRMADAPSVTVSVGHAALGPGDTSLTLFARADEALYAAKRGGRNQVRLAA comes from the coding sequence ATGCCGACGAGCCGGGTCGATACTGCATTGCTGGCGACAGCATGGCTGCTGGTTTGCACAACCCTGTTTATGCTCGTGGCTGCGGGTCATGTCGGTGCCCCGCTGTGGTTGATGCTTACAGCGCACGTAGTGCTTGGCGCGTTGATCCAGCGGCACGCCAAGCGCAAACCCGCCCCGGCGATCAGCCCGCCGCGCCCCCTGCAGTCGCTCAACGCCAGTCTGGCGGACGAGCTCGCCGGGATCGGACGGTTGAGTTTCGATCCAGCCAGCGGGCGTCATCGCTGGTCGCGCGAGTTTTGTCGGATTGCCGGACTGCCGCCGATGACCGCGCCCGATGAGGCATGTTTGGAGGCGCTCATGCCCCAAGGCTTGAAGCAAATGCGGGTTACGCTCGCCCGCCATGCAAAGGACCGCGAGACCTACACCGTGGAATTCGAGATCGAGAATCCGCAGCTCGGCACCCGGTTGCTCCGCGCTCGTGCGCGCAACATGTTCTCGCCCGAGGGGGCGTGCGAGCAGGTGCTGATGGTCGTGCGCGACGTGACCGAGGACTATTCGCAGGTCGCCCGTATCGAGGAAGCGCGCGCAGCGGCCGTGCGAGAGGCCGAAGAGGCGAGGCAGCAGGCCAATACCGATGCTTTGACGGGTCTCGCCAATCGTCGCAGCGCGATGCAATCGCTGGACCGCGAGATCATGCGCGCGCGACAGAGCGGCGAGCCGCTCGCGCTGCTCGTTTTTGATGTCGATCACTTCAAGGCTGTCAACGATACCCATGGCCATGCGCAGGGCGATCTCGTGCTGGCGGAAATGGGCGGAATCATCCGGCGGCAGAAGCGCGACGGACAATTCGCGGCGCGCGTCGGGGGCGAGGAGTTCCTGATGATCCTGCCGGGCGCTGACGGGCGCGCCGCGTCCGCTGCGGCCGAAAGGCTGCGGCTGGCGATCGATCACGGCACGCGAATGGCGGACGCGCCTTCCGTCACCGTAAGTGTCGGGCACGCGGCCCTCGGGCCGGGCGATACCAGCCTGACCCTGTTCGCCCGCGCGGACGAAGCGCTCTACGCGGCGAAGCGCGGAGGCCGGAATCAGGTCAGATTGGCGGCATGA
- a CDS encoding class II 3-deoxy-7-phosphoheptulonate synthase, which yields MATNWAPDSWKSFEARHLPEYLDAAALDAATTALETHPPLVFAGEARALKADLAEVAEGKAFLLQGGDCAESFAEFHPNNIRDTFRVLLQMAVVMTFASKKPVVKVGRMAGQFAKPRSSNTETQDGITLPSYFGDNINGIDFDEASRTNDPQRMVRAYSQAAATLNLLRAFAGGGYANLRQVHQWTLEFMGRSPWADKFKDVADRIGEALDFMEACGITPETLPQLRGTSFYTSHEALLLPYEQALTRRDSLTGDWYDTSAHMVWIGDRTRFRDSAHIEFARGIGNPLGMKCGPSLETDDLLHLLDMLNPAREPGRITLISRFGHDKVEDGLPRLVRAVKAEGHPVVWSCDPMHGNVVKSESGYKTRPFDRILTEVKGFFAVHRDEGTHPGGIHVEMTGQDVTECVGGAVAITDEALKDRYHTHCDPRLNAAQSLELAFLIAEMLNDEHAVRRADAA from the coding sequence ATGGCGACGAACTGGGCACCGGATAGCTGGAAGAGCTTCGAGGCACGGCATCTGCCCGAATATCTCGACGCCGCGGCGCTTGATGCTGCGACCACTGCGCTCGAAACGCATCCCCCGCTCGTCTTCGCGGGCGAGGCGCGGGCGCTCAAGGCGGATCTCGCCGAGGTGGCCGAGGGCAAGGCGTTCCTGTTGCAGGGCGGCGACTGCGCCGAGAGCTTCGCCGAGTTCCACCCCAACAATATCCGCGACACCTTCCGCGTGCTGCTGCAGATGGCGGTTGTCATGACCTTCGCCAGCAAGAAGCCGGTGGTGAAGGTCGGGCGCATGGCAGGCCAGTTCGCCAAACCGCGCAGTTCGAACACCGAAACGCAGGACGGCATTACCCTGCCGAGCTATTTTGGCGACAACATCAACGGCATCGACTTCGACGAAGCCAGCCGGACCAACGATCCGCAGCGCATGGTGCGCGCCTATTCGCAGGCTGCTGCCACGCTCAACCTGCTGCGCGCCTTTGCCGGTGGTGGTTATGCCAACCTGCGTCAGGTTCACCAGTGGACGCTCGAATTCATGGGCCGCAGCCCTTGGGCGGACAAGTTTAAGGACGTCGCCGATCGCATCGGCGAGGCGCTCGATTTCATGGAAGCCTGCGGGATCACGCCCGAAACACTGCCGCAATTGCGCGGCACCAGCTTCTACACCAGCCACGAGGCGCTGCTCCTGCCCTATGAGCAGGCGCTGACCCGCCGCGACAGCCTGACCGGCGACTGGTACGATACCAGCGCGCATATGGTCTGGATCGGCGACCGCACGCGCTTCCGCGATAGCGCGCATATCGAATTCGCCCGCGGCATCGGCAATCCGCTGGGCATGAAATGCGGGCCGAGCCTTGAGACGGACGATCTTCTGCACCTGCTCGACATGCTGAATCCGGCACGCGAGCCGGGCCGCATCACGCTGATCAGCCGCTTCGGCCACGACAAGGTCGAAGACGGCCTGCCGCGCCTCGTCCGCGCGGTGAAGGCGGAAGGCCATCCGGTGGTGTGGAGCTGCGATCCGATGCACGGAAATGTCGTGAAATCGGAAAGCGGCTACAAGACGCGGCCCTTCGACCGCATCCTGACCGAGGTAAAAGGCTTCTTCGCCGTCCACCGCGACGAAGGTACGCATCCGGGCGGTATCCATGTCGAAATGACCGGGCAGGATGTGACCGAATGCGTCGGCGGCGCGGTAGCCATCACCGACGAGGCGCTCAAGGATCGCTATCACACGCATTGCGACCCGCGCCTCAATGCGGCGCAATCGCTGGAGCTGGCCTTCCTGATCGCCGAGATGCTCAACGACGAGCACGCGGTGCGCCGCGCCGACGCCGCCTGA
- a CDS encoding M16 family metallopeptidase: MAILPRAVRRLALVLPFALLAPQLAVAQDPVPPTPQYLTEEGETPWIYEGSDVPRDEEWTFGELPNGLRYAVRKNGVPPDQVSIRVRIDAGSLHEEDSEQGYAHLLEHLLFRESEYLGPAMAIPTWQRLGATFGSDTNAETSPTHTVYKLDLPNVDEAKLAESMKILSGMVRAPVLSDANVQAEVPIVLAEKRERGGPQQRAAERTRETLFAGQKLANRLPIGTEATLNGATGASVSAFYERWYRPENTVIVAVGDLDPMQLAAEVEKWFGDWQGEGAATPAPDFGDPVAPPGADPANPVGEVAGIVAPGLQRSFTYAVMRPWRPVNDTIVYNEGLLRDSLAQALINRRLEARARAGGSYLYAQVAQDDVSRSTDATFVSFAPLSEDWEAALADVRGVIADALANPPTQEEIDRELAEFESIFASSVEQRRVMAGARLADDIVNAVDIRETVAAPETVLTVFNSMREKVTPEQMLEQTRKLFAGPVIRAAYVTPETGEASDAEIRTAMLAPVEVASDARIAAQDISFEDLPPIGEPGTIAQQGPLGVLDIERVDFANGVKAILWANDAEPGRVAVKVRFGGGWRAIAEDEAAYAMLGRMALVGSGVGELGQEELDRISTGRRMGFDFDITDGAFTLFAQTRKQDLADQLYIFAAKFAMPRWDPNPVERAKAAARLAYESYAANPAGVINRDLEYLLRDKDGRFEVADPAAIAETTPEGFREVWEPLLKNGPIEVLVFGDFDKAEGIAALTRTFGALDQRGELAADVASESFGFPEPGETVVRYHNGDANQAAAVIAWPSGAGVDGLPESRQLEILTQVFNNRLMDAMRERAGASYAPVINSQWPTDVASGGRITAFAQLRPEDVPAFFASADAIGQDLATTPPSADELQRVTEPLLQYVNRVSTGNLFWLFQLEGSTQDPARIGLLRSLLNDLTQTTPERMQALAQKYFGDTRGWRMAVIPEGQELATRVTTAPAEAGR; this comes from the coding sequence ATGGCTATTCTTCCGCGCGCCGTCCGGCGTCTCGCGCTTGTCCTCCCCTTTGCTCTGCTGGCACCGCAGCTCGCGGTTGCGCAGGACCCGGTCCCGCCGACACCGCAATATTTGACGGAAGAGGGCGAGACCCCGTGGATTTACGAGGGCAGCGACGTCCCGCGCGACGAGGAATGGACCTTCGGGGAGCTGCCCAATGGCCTGCGCTATGCCGTGCGCAAGAATGGTGTCCCGCCCGACCAGGTCTCGATCCGCGTGCGGATCGATGCCGGGTCGCTGCACGAGGAAGATAGCGAGCAGGGCTATGCCCACTTGCTCGAGCATCTTCTGTTCCGCGAGAGCGAATATCTCGGCCCGGCGATGGCGATCCCGACCTGGCAGCGGCTCGGCGCGACTTTCGGTAGCGATACCAATGCCGAAACCAGCCCGACGCATACGGTCTACAAGCTCGACTTGCCCAATGTGGACGAGGCGAAGTTGGCCGAGAGCATGAAAATCCTCTCCGGCATGGTTCGCGCGCCGGTGCTGAGCGATGCCAATGTGCAGGCCGAAGTGCCTATCGTGCTCGCCGAGAAGCGCGAGCGGGGCGGTCCGCAGCAGCGTGCTGCCGAGCGGACCCGCGAGACGTTGTTCGCCGGTCAGAAGCTCGCCAACCGCCTGCCGATCGGAACCGAGGCCACATTGAACGGCGCGACCGGCGCTTCGGTCAGTGCGTTTTACGAGCGTTGGTATCGCCCCGAGAACACGGTGATCGTCGCGGTCGGCGACCTCGATCCGATGCAGCTCGCCGCCGAAGTCGAAAAATGGTTCGGCGACTGGCAGGGCGAGGGCGCGGCGACTCCCGCTCCCGATTTCGGCGATCCCGTCGCACCTCCCGGCGCCGATCCCGCCAATCCGGTGGGCGAAGTGGCGGGCATTGTCGCGCCCGGGCTGCAGCGTAGCTTCACCTATGCCGTGATGCGTCCGTGGCGTCCGGTGAACGATACGATCGTCTATAATGAAGGGCTGCTGCGCGACAGCCTGGCGCAGGCGCTGATCAACCGGCGGCTCGAAGCGCGGGCGCGTGCGGGCGGCAGCTATCTCTACGCGCAGGTCGCGCAGGACGATGTCAGCCGCTCCACCGATGCGACGTTCGTGTCCTTCGCACCGCTCTCCGAGGATTGGGAAGCGGCGCTGGCCGACGTGCGCGGCGTGATCGCCGATGCGCTGGCCAATCCGCCGACGCAGGAAGAGATCGACCGCGAGCTGGCCGAATTCGAGTCCATCTTCGCAAGCTCGGTCGAGCAGCGCCGCGTCATGGCGGGTGCGCGACTGGCAGACGATATCGTCAATGCCGTCGATATCCGCGAGACCGTGGCCGCGCCGGAGACGGTGCTGACTGTGTTCAACTCGATGCGCGAGAAGGTCACGCCGGAGCAGATGCTCGAACAAACCCGCAAGCTGTTCGCCGGCCCGGTCATTCGCGCGGCCTATGTGACGCCGGAAACTGGCGAGGCGAGCGATGCGGAAATCCGCACCGCCATGCTTGCGCCGGTCGAGGTAGCATCGGATGCGCGGATCGCGGCGCAGGATATATCCTTCGAGGACCTGCCCCCTATCGGCGAGCCGGGCACCATCGCCCAGCAGGGTCCGCTCGGCGTGCTCGATATCGAGCGGGTGGACTTCGCCAATGGTGTGAAGGCCATTTTGTGGGCCAATGATGCAGAACCGGGCCGTGTTGCGGTCAAGGTGCGCTTTGGCGGCGGCTGGCGCGCGATTGCCGAGGACGAGGCCGCTTACGCAATGCTCGGCCGCATGGCGCTGGTCGGGTCGGGCGTTGGCGAGCTGGGACAGGAAGAACTCGACCGCATTTCCACCGGACGCCGCATGGGCTTCGATTTCGACATCACCGACGGGGCCTTCACTCTGTTCGCGCAGACCCGCAAGCAGGATTTGGCCGACCAGCTCTATATCTTCGCGGCCAAGTTCGCGATGCCGCGCTGGGATCCGAACCCGGTCGAGCGCGCCAAGGCTGCGGCGCGGCTGGCCTATGAAAGCTATGCTGCCAATCCGGCGGGCGTGATCAATCGCGACCTCGAATATCTGCTGCGCGACAAGGATGGCCGTTTCGAAGTGGCCGATCCTGCCGCAATCGCGGAAACGACGCCCGAAGGCTTCCGCGAAGTGTGGGAGCCGCTGCTCAAGAACGGCCCGATCGAAGTGCTGGTATTCGGCGACTTCGACAAGGCCGAGGGGATCGCCGCGCTGACGCGGACTTTCGGTGCGCTCGACCAGCGCGGTGAGCTCGCCGCCGATGTCGCGAGCGAAAGCTTCGGCTTCCCCGAACCGGGCGAGACCGTGGTGCGCTATCACAATGGCGATGCCAACCAGGCCGCTGCCGTCATCGCATGGCCGAGCGGCGCGGGTGTCGACGGCCTGCCCGAATCGCGCCAGCTCGAAATCCTGACGCAAGTGTTCAACAACCGCCTGATGGACGCGATGCGCGAACGGGCCGGGGCGAGCTATGCGCCGGTGATCAACAGCCAGTGGCCGACCGATGTCGCAAGCGGCGGGCGTATAACCGCCTTCGCCCAGTTGCGGCCCGAGGACGTGCCGGCCTTCTTCGCCTCCGCGGACGCAATCGGGCAGGATCTCGCGACCACGCCGCCGAGCGCGGACGAACTCCAGCGCGTCACCGAGCCGCTGCTGCAATATGTGAACCGCGTGTCGACCGGAAACCTGTTCTGGCTGTTCCAGCTTGAGGGATCGACGCAGGACCCGGCCCGCATCGGCCTGTTGCGCTCGCTGCTGAACGACCTCACGCAGACCACGCCGGAGCGGATGCAGGCGCTGGCGCAGAAGTATTTCGGCGACACGCGCGGTTGGCGCATGGCGGTGATCCCCGAGGGACAGGAATTGGCGACGCGCGTTACGACCGCGCCCGCCGAGGCTGGCCGCTAG
- a CDS encoding NifU family protein has product MFIETETTPNPSSLKFLPGKTVMGSGTREFSTPEAAEASPLAQAIFDLGDVTNVFFGGDFITVTAAPGVSWTDLKPQVVAILLDHFVSEAPLFMPGSAGGISVPAEDESMLVEERDEDSDIIAQINELLETRVRPAVAGDGGDIQYRGYRDGIVHLQMQGACSGCPSSTATLKHGIEGLLKHYVPEVVEVRAA; this is encoded by the coding sequence ATGTTCATCGAAACCGAAACCACGCCCAATCCCTCCAGCCTCAAGTTCCTGCCCGGCAAGACCGTAATGGGATCAGGCACCCGCGAATTCTCTACGCCCGAAGCGGCGGAGGCAAGCCCGCTGGCCCAGGCGATCTTCGATCTGGGCGATGTGACCAACGTGTTCTTCGGCGGCGACTTCATCACCGTGACCGCCGCACCCGGCGTCAGCTGGACCGACTTGAAGCCGCAGGTCGTCGCCATCCTGCTCGATCATTTTGTGTCCGAAGCGCCGCTATTCATGCCCGGAAGCGCTGGCGGCATCAGCGTACCGGCGGAAGACGAAAGCATGCTGGTCGAAGAGCGTGACGAGGATTCCGACATCATCGCCCAGATCAACGAACTGCTCGAAACCCGCGTGCGTCCGGCTGTCGCAGGCGATGGCGGCGATATCCAGTATCGCGGCTATCGCGACGGGATCGTGCATTTGCAGATGCAGGGCGCCTGCTCGGGCTGCCCCTCCTCCACCGCCACGCTGAAGCATGGCATCGAGGGCCTGCTGAAACATTATGTCCCGGAGGTCGTTGAAGTCCGCGCAGCCTGA